A region of Maribacter algicola DNA encodes the following proteins:
- a CDS encoding c-type cytochrome, producing MNSFLKITVIGCLLVFFAACQDKREPNYQYMPNMYEPVGYEAYSEVDILPSNQEAMVPPANTINRGWLPYEFENSPEGKELARLNTSPLDSLSKDANLAAGAEMYTIYCAICHGDKGDGQGTLVKREKILGVPSYNDAARNITVGTAYHVQIYGLNSMGSYASQMNSTEMWQVAEYVMKLKQDLTK from the coding sequence ATGAACAGTTTTCTAAAAATTACGGTTATAGGGTGTTTATTGGTGTTTTTTGCCGCTTGTCAAGATAAGCGCGAACCAAATTACCAGTACATGCCTAATATGTATGAACCAGTTGGTTATGAAGCCTATAGTGAAGTTGATATTTTACCTTCAAACCAAGAAGCGATGGTACCCCCTGCCAATACCATCAATAGGGGTTGGTTACCGTATGAGTTTGAGAATTCTCCAGAAGGTAAGGAACTCGCCAGGTTGAATACAAGTCCGTTGGATTCTTTATCCAAGGACGCCAATTTGGCTGCTGGGGCAGAGATGTATACCATTTACTGCGCCATATGTCATGGTGATAAGGGCGATGGACAAGGGACACTAGTAAAAAGGGAAAAAATTCTTGGAGTGCCAAGTTATAATGATGCGGCCAGGAACATTACGGTAGGTACGGCCTATCATGTACAGATATATGGTTTGAACTCCATGGGGTCATATGCGTCCCAAATGAACAGTACAGAAATGTGGCAAGTGGCTGAATATGTAATGAAGCTGAAACAAGATTTAACCAAATAA
- a CDS encoding cytochrome c3 family protein has translation MKKVPYRNQFSKVFVFSLVAILLFSVSLVAQDVVAESGDAAATSGDATAGKALFNQNCAACHALNRKMTGPALANVESRLAEEEGLDREWLYAWIKNSPGMIKAGDAYAVKIYNEYNQAAMTAFPTLTNEDIDNILAYTAAPPPAPAAPAAGEVSAVGAGQSSGGISNELILGALAVVFALLVVMLILVNNTLRRIAEANGISIEKERAEKRIPIWKAFAQNQFLVLVTVIFLLLGSAYFAYGWMMQIGVDQGYAPIQPIHYSHKIHAGDNKIDCKYCHSSARVSKHSGIPSLNVCMNCHKSIYEYKGNPEGPSQEDLANGYTNEFYTNEIKKLYKAVGWDEQNQKYTGESQPVEWVRIHNLPDFAYFNHSQHVSVAGVQCQTCHGPVEEMEIMYQYSPLTMGWCINCHRETNVKVEGNEYYEKIHAELSKKYGVENLTAAQMGGLECGKCHY, from the coding sequence ATGAAAAAGGTACCGTACCGCAATCAGTTTTCCAAAGTCTTTGTTTTCAGTTTAGTAGCTATCCTACTTTTTTCAGTTTCATTGGTGGCACAAGATGTTGTTGCGGAGTCTGGTGATGCCGCTGCAACTAGTGGTGATGCAACTGCAGGTAAGGCTTTATTTAATCAGAATTGTGCAGCTTGTCACGCCTTGAACCGTAAAATGACCGGTCCTGCCTTGGCGAATGTGGAAAGTCGTTTGGCAGAAGAAGAGGGGTTGGACAGGGAATGGTTATACGCTTGGATTAAAAACAGTCCCGGGATGATCAAGGCTGGGGATGCGTATGCAGTCAAAATCTATAATGAGTACAATCAAGCGGCGATGACTGCCTTTCCGACGTTGACAAACGAGGATATAGACAACATTTTGGCATATACGGCTGCGCCACCCCCGGCACCTGCCGCTCCAGCTGCAGGGGAAGTTTCGGCAGTAGGTGCTGGACAGTCTTCCGGAGGTATTTCCAATGAGTTAATTTTAGGTGCCTTGGCTGTTGTTTTTGCCCTTTTGGTGGTCATGTTGATTTTGGTCAATAATACCTTGAGAAGAATAGCGGAAGCGAACGGAATTTCAATCGAAAAGGAACGGGCCGAAAAAAGAATCCCTATTTGGAAGGCTTTCGCACAAAATCAATTCCTGGTATTGGTGACCGTAATATTCCTATTACTGGGAAGTGCTTATTTCGCATACGGTTGGATGATGCAAATTGGAGTTGATCAAGGCTACGCACCTATCCAACCAATACATTATTCGCATAAAATACACGCAGGCGACAATAAAATCGATTGTAAATATTGTCACTCGTCCGCTAGAGTTTCCAAGCATTCAGGTATTCCTTCCTTGAACGTCTGCATGAACTGTCATAAATCTATTTATGAATACAAAGGAAATCCAGAAGGTCCTTCCCAAGAGGATTTGGCAAATGGATATACCAACGAATTTTACACCAACGAAATCAAGAAATTGTATAAGGCTGTTGGATGGGACGAACAAAATCAAAAATACACGGGTGAATCTCAACCTGTAGAGTGGGTTAGGATACACAACCTTCCTGATTTTGCCTATTTTAATCACTCCCAACATGTATCCGTAGCCGGTGTGCAGTGTCAGACCTGCCACGGTCCCGTGGAGGAAATGGAAATCATGTATCAGTATTCTCCTTTGACCATGGGATGGTGTATAAATTGTCACCGCGAAACCAATGTTAAGGTGGAGGGTAACGAATATTACGAAAAAATTCACGCGGAGCTTTCCAAAAAATATGGCGTTGAGAATTTAACGGCGGCCCAAATGGGTGGTTTGGAATGTGGAAAGTGTCACTATTAA
- a CDS encoding SPOR domain-containing protein codes for MIFFATKVNAQEGTISIDQDAQITQLLDLYKKSLDKNDYYRIQVGFVSNNEKAQEIKSNVEIDFPELPSQIDFDSPTYRIRVGRFKSKLEAERKFNEVRKKYPDAMLLKPKKST; via the coding sequence ATGATTTTTTTCGCAACCAAGGTAAATGCCCAGGAAGGTACTATCTCCATAGACCAGGATGCACAAATAACCCAACTATTGGACCTCTATAAAAAGTCGCTCGACAAAAATGATTATTACAGAATTCAGGTGGGTTTTGTTAGCAATAACGAAAAGGCACAAGAAATCAAAAGCAATGTAGAAATCGATTTTCCTGAATTGCCTTCCCAAATTGACTTTGACTCTCCAACATACAGAATAAGGGTAGGCAGATTCAAATCGAAATTGGAAGCCGAACGTAAATTCAATGAGGTTCGAAAAAAATATCCCGATGCCATGTTATTAAAACCAAAAAAATCGACCTAA
- the infB gene encoding translation initiation factor IF-2 → MADNPKIRLNKVLRELNISLDRAVDYLNSKGHDVDARPTTKISDEVYQVLLDEFQTDKSKKVASKEVGEEKRKEKEAIRIQLEQEQEERRLAREKRNAAQDEQKLVGKVELAGLKTVGKIDLNPKKKEVVPEVKEEEKPKEKEEPVASVPVEPEEPKKEDKTQTNPPVAQKSKEEVPQVKSDAPETLETQYKKLTGPKITGDKIDLSKFQKPKKKKEEKSNTDSSDRKKRRKRIVSKNTSGPGQSTKGGNANDRKGNRRFSAPKVEPTEEDVQKQVRETLEKLQGKTKKGKGAKYRRDKRDQHRQQTEKDLEQQELESKILKVTEFVTASEVATMMDVSTTEIISACMSLGIMVTMNQRLDAETLSIVADEFGYDVEFVTADIEESIVVEEDAPEDLEPRAPIVTVMGHVDHGKTSLLDYIREENVIAGESGGITQHIGAYAVTLDNGQKISFLDTPGHEAFTAMRARGAQVTDIAIIVIAADDDIMPQTKEAISHAQAAGVPIVFAINKVDKPTANPDKIKEGLAQMNLLVEDWGGKIQSHDISAKTGQGVKELLEKVLLEAELLELKANPNKLASGTVVEAFLDKGKGYVSTILVQAGSLNIGDYVLAGTTSGKVKAMQDERGKNVTKVGPSQPISILGLDGAPQAGDKFHVLQDEREAKQIAARRSQLQREQSVRTQRHITLDEIGRRIALGEFKELNIILKGDVDGSVEALTDSFQKLSTDEIQVNIIYKAVGPITESDVLLASASDAIIIGFNVRPMGNAKTIAENEEIDIRMYSIIYDAINDLKDAMEGMLSPEMKEEITGTAEIRETFKISKIGTIAGCMVTSGKIYRNSNIRLIRDGVVIYTGELSSLKRFKDDVKEVSKGYDCGLQIKNYNDIYIDDIVEAFQEVAVKKKLK, encoded by the coding sequence ATGGCAGACAATCCAAAAATAAGACTTAATAAAGTTCTTCGGGAGCTTAATATTTCCTTGGACAGGGCAGTAGATTACTTGAACAGTAAAGGACATGATGTGGACGCTAGGCCAACCACAAAAATTTCCGATGAGGTGTATCAGGTACTACTGGATGAGTTCCAGACCGATAAGAGCAAAAAAGTTGCTTCTAAGGAGGTAGGGGAGGAAAAGCGAAAGGAAAAAGAAGCCATACGGATCCAGTTGGAACAGGAACAAGAAGAGCGTCGACTGGCCCGTGAAAAGAGAAATGCGGCCCAGGACGAGCAAAAATTGGTAGGAAAAGTTGAACTTGCAGGTCTTAAGACGGTCGGTAAAATTGATTTGAATCCTAAGAAAAAGGAAGTCGTTCCGGAAGTTAAGGAAGAAGAAAAACCTAAGGAAAAGGAGGAGCCCGTAGCGTCTGTACCAGTCGAACCTGAAGAGCCCAAAAAAGAGGATAAAACCCAAACTAATCCTCCTGTTGCCCAAAAAAGTAAAGAGGAGGTCCCACAGGTCAAGTCGGATGCTCCGGAAACCTTGGAGACCCAATACAAAAAATTAACGGGTCCCAAAATTACGGGCGATAAAATAGATCTTTCCAAGTTTCAAAAACCCAAAAAGAAGAAAGAGGAGAAGAGCAATACAGATAGTTCTGACCGAAAGAAGCGAAGAAAGCGTATTGTAAGTAAAAATACTTCGGGGCCAGGTCAATCCACTAAAGGAGGCAACGCGAATGATCGTAAAGGTAACAGACGTTTTTCAGCACCAAAGGTAGAGCCCACTGAGGAAGATGTGCAAAAGCAAGTACGGGAGACCCTCGAGAAATTGCAGGGTAAAACCAAGAAGGGTAAAGGTGCCAAATATAGAAGGGACAAAAGAGATCAACATCGTCAGCAGACTGAAAAAGATCTTGAACAACAAGAACTGGAAAGTAAAATCCTTAAGGTTACGGAATTCGTAACCGCAAGCGAGGTCGCTACGATGATGGATGTTTCCACTACCGAAATTATTTCGGCATGTATGTCGTTGGGCATTATGGTTACAATGAACCAGCGTCTGGATGCGGAAACCTTGTCCATAGTAGCGGATGAGTTTGGTTATGATGTGGAATTTGTAACAGCTGATATTGAGGAAAGTATTGTTGTAGAAGAGGATGCACCTGAAGATTTGGAGCCAAGGGCGCCTATTGTTACGGTGATGGGGCATGTGGATCATGGTAAGACCTCTTTGTTGGATTATATTAGGGAGGAGAACGTAATTGCAGGTGAAAGCGGCGGCATTACCCAACATATTGGTGCTTATGCCGTAACCTTGGATAATGGCCAGAAGATTTCATTCCTGGATACTCCAGGTCACGAGGCGTTTACGGCGATGAGGGCCAGAGGTGCCCAAGTAACGGATATTGCGATTATTGTAATCGCCGCAGATGACGATATAATGCCGCAAACAAAGGAGGCAATCAGTCATGCACAGGCGGCTGGTGTACCTATTGTGTTCGCCATAAATAAAGTGGACAAACCAACGGCCAATCCAGATAAGATCAAAGAGGGGCTAGCCCAGATGAACTTGTTGGTAGAAGATTGGGGAGGGAAAATCCAGTCCCATGACATATCTGCCAAAACAGGACAAGGTGTAAAGGAATTATTGGAAAAAGTGTTGTTGGAGGCTGAACTATTGGAGTTAAAGGCAAATCCCAACAAACTTGCATCCGGTACGGTTGTGGAAGCCTTTTTGGATAAAGGAAAGGGTTATGTGTCCACTATTTTGGTACAAGCTGGTTCTTTGAATATTGGGGATTATGTCCTGGCCGGAACTACGAGTGGAAAAGTAAAGGCCATGCAGGACGAGCGTGGTAAAAATGTTACCAAAGTGGGACCATCGCAACCCATATCTATATTAGGTTTGGATGGTGCTCCACAGGCAGGTGACAAGTTCCATGTATTGCAGGACGAACGGGAAGCCAAGCAAATTGCTGCTCGAAGGTCCCAGCTACAGCGTGAGCAATCGGTTAGGACGCAACGTCATATCACTTTGGATGAAATAGGCAGACGTATTGCCTTGGGCGAATTCAAGGAATTGAATATTATACTTAAAGGTGATGTGGACGGTTCCGTCGAGGCCTTGACGGATTCATTCCAGAAACTCTCGACCGATGAAATTCAGGTGAACATCATTTACAAAGCGGTAGGACCTATAACGGAGTCCGATGTATTGTTGGCTTCTGCATCAGATGCTATTATCATTGGATTTAATGTTCGGCCTATGGGCAATGCGAAGACCATTGCTGAAAATGAAGAGATAGATATCAGAATGTATTCCATTATTTACGACGCCATCAACGATCTTAAGGACGCAATGGAGGGTATGCTTTCTCCAGAAATGAAAGAGGAAATTACAGGTACGGCTGAAATTAGGGAAACTTTCAAAATATCCAAGATAGGCACTATTGCCGGTTGTATGGTGACCAGTGGCAAAATTTATAGGAATTCCAATATACGCCTAATTAGAGACGGTGTGGTAATCTATACTGGCGAACTGTCGTCCTTAAAGCGATTCAAGGATGACGTTAAGGAAGTTTCCAAAGGATATGATTGCGGACTTCAAATCAAGAACTACAATGATATCTATATTGATGATATTGTAGAGGCTTTCCAAGAAGTAGCGGTCAAAAAGAAGTTGAAATAA
- the nrfD gene encoding NrfD/PsrC family molybdoenzyme membrane anchor subunit: protein MASHYEAPIRKPLVLGDKGYHDVTVDIAAPVEGRANKHWWIVFSIALVAFLWGVGCIIYTISTGIGTWGLNKTVNWAWDITNFVWWVGIGHAGTLISAVLLLFRQKWRMAINRSAEAMTIFSVIQAGLFPIIHMGRPWLAYWVLPIPNQFGSLWVNFNSPLLWDVFAISTYLSVSLVFWWTGLLPDFAMLRDRAILPFQKKIYSLLSFGWSGRAKDWQRFEEVSLVLAGLATPLVLSVHTIVSFDFATSVIPGWHTTIFPPYFVAGAIFSGFAMVNTLLIIMRKVCSLEAYITVQHIELMNIVIMITGSIVGCAYITELFMAWYSGVEYEQYAFLNRATGPYWWAYWAMMTCNVFSPQFMWFKKLRTSIMFSFFISIVVNIGMWFERFVIIVTSLHRDYLPSSWTMFSPTFVDIGIFIGTIGFFFVLFLLYARTFPVIAQAEVKSILKSSGEKYKKLRDAGQPLYQISTERVLVKEEPVITQDVLMGEVEPKEGDKIGVNELLSSIGTFDATKETPDDLKKVKGIGPQMEATLNEIGIYTFAQVARMTEKEYNLLDSITGSFPGRAQRDDWAGQAKLLNDKK, encoded by the coding sequence ATGGCGTCGCATTACGAAGCACCTATACGAAAACCCCTAGTACTTGGAGACAAGGGCTACCACGATGTAACAGTGGATATTGCCGCTCCAGTAGAAGGAAGGGCCAATAAGCATTGGTGGATTGTTTTTTCCATTGCCTTGGTGGCATTTCTTTGGGGAGTAGGTTGTATTATTTATACTATATCAACGGGTATTGGAACCTGGGGACTGAACAAAACCGTTAACTGGGCTTGGGATATAACCAACTTTGTTTGGTGGGTAGGTATTGGTCATGCCGGTACATTGATTTCCGCAGTATTGTTGCTGTTTCGTCAAAAATGGAGAATGGCGATTAACCGTTCTGCTGAGGCGATGACTATTTTTTCGGTGATTCAAGCTGGTTTGTTCCCGATTATACACATGGGTAGGCCGTGGTTGGCATACTGGGTATTGCCTATTCCCAATCAATTTGGGTCTTTATGGGTGAACTTTAACTCCCCGCTGCTTTGGGATGTATTTGCAATCTCAACGTATCTATCCGTTTCTTTGGTATTCTGGTGGACAGGATTGCTTCCTGACTTTGCAATGTTGAGGGATAGGGCCATTTTACCTTTTCAAAAGAAAATATACAGCTTGTTAAGTTTCGGATGGAGTGGACGTGCCAAGGATTGGCAACGTTTTGAAGAGGTTTCCTTGGTATTGGCAGGTTTGGCCACGCCCTTGGTACTTTCTGTGCATACCATCGTATCGTTTGACTTTGCCACATCCGTTATACCTGGATGGCATACCACCATCTTCCCTCCATACTTTGTTGCGGGAGCTATATTCTCAGGATTCGCCATGGTAAATACCTTATTGATTATTATGCGAAAGGTATGTAGTCTGGAAGCTTATATTACGGTTCAGCATATTGAGTTGATGAATATAGTCATCATGATTACGGGTTCTATCGTTGGTTGTGCTTATATCACCGAGCTTTTTATGGCATGGTACTCAGGTGTTGAATATGAGCAATATGCTTTCTTGAATAGAGCTACTGGTCCTTACTGGTGGGCGTATTGGGCTATGATGACCTGTAACGTGTTTTCTCCCCAATTTATGTGGTTCAAGAAATTGAGAACGAGTATTATGTTCTCCTTCTTTATTTCCATTGTGGTAAACATAGGGATGTGGTTTGAGCGTTTTGTAATTATAGTGACTTCATTACATAGGGATTATCTTCCATCATCTTGGACCATGTTTTCCCCAACTTTTGTTGATATAGGTATATTTATTGGAACCATTGGATTTTTCTTCGTACTCTTCTTATTGTATGCAAGAACATTCCCCGTGATTGCACAAGCGGAGGTTAAGTCGATTCTTAAATCATCGGGAGAGAAATACAAAAAGCTTAGGGACGCTGGTCAACCGCTTTATCAAATATCAACTGAAAGAGTTTTGGTTAAAGAAGAGCCGGTTATAACCCAAGATGTATTAATGGGTGAAGTTGAACCTAAAGAAGGTGATAAGATTGGCGTAAACGAGTTGTTAAGTAGCATTGGTACCTTTGATGCCACTAAAGAAACACCTGACGACCTTAAGAAGGTAAAGGGTATTGGGCCTCAGATGGAAGCTACTTTGAACGAAATTGGTATTTACACATTTGCACAAGTTGCAAGGATGACGGAGAAGGAATATAACCTGTTGGATTCGATTACTGGTTCTTTCCCGGGAAGGGCTCAGAGAGATGATTGGGCCGGACAAGCTAAATTATTAAACGACAAAAAGTAG
- a CDS encoding DUF3341 domain-containing protein, giving the protein MASKVIQAFYNDDDVLMHAVKKVKAAKHHIEEVYCPFPVHGLDKAMGLAPTRIAITSFLYGCVGLTVAIVMMNFIMIKDWPQDIGGKPSFSYIENMPAFVPIMFELTVFFAAHLMVITFYLRSRLWPFKKAENPDVRTTDDHFVMEIEVHGNEQELKDLLAGTGAVEINISEKNSH; this is encoded by the coding sequence ATGGCATCTAAAGTTATACAAGCATTTTACAACGATGATGACGTTTTAATGCATGCCGTTAAAAAGGTTAAGGCTGCCAAACATCACATTGAGGAAGTATATTGCCCTTTTCCCGTTCATGGCCTTGATAAGGCTATGGGTTTGGCACCTACCAGAATAGCCATAACTTCTTTTTTATATGGGTGTGTAGGTCTTACAGTGGCTATAGTAATGATGAACTTTATTATGATCAAGGATTGGCCCCAAGATATTGGAGGCAAACCAAGTTTTAGTTACATAGAGAATATGCCTGCATTCGTGCCCATTATGTTCGAGCTTACGGTTTTCTTTGCCGCCCACTTAATGGTAATTACCTTTTACCTTCGAAGTAGGTTGTGGCCTTTCAAAAAGGCGGAAAACCCCGATGTAAGAACAACGGATGATCACTTTGTAATGGAAATCGAAGTCCATGGAAATGAACAAGAGTTGAAGGATTTGTTGGCTGGCACCGGTGCTGTGGAAATTAATATATCAGAAAAAAACAGTCATTAA
- a CDS encoding TAT-variant-translocated molybdopterin oxidoreductase, whose protein sequence is MASNKKYWKSEAELNPDDSIVEALRQNEFVEQIPVDDFLGDKENLSSTSTNRRDFLKYIGFSTAAASLAACEGPVIKSIPYVVQPENIVPGVANYYATTIANGFDFASVLIKTREGRPIKVENNTLAKVGGGANARVQASVLSLYDSTRLQGPMSAEGPIEWDALNAAVKAKMAGLKGGSKKIVLLTQTYASPSTDRLISELMATNENVAHVTYDAISEDAALTAFEQAYGERALADYNFENADLIVSFGADFLADWQGGGYSSGYSKGRVPKNGKMSRHVQLEANMSLTGANADKRFPLTPTAQKVVLAKLYGKLNGTSVGGNTSDYDAIVDQIAAEIKKAGSNAVVVTGLDDLNAQAVVLAINKMLGSKAFDPTSPRYTRKGNVKMLEVLISDMKAGRVGALIMDGVNPMYSLPNAADFKEGLEKTDLSVLFTTNWNETAEVVQYAAASNHYLESWGDTQIKKGHYSLMQPTIKELFDTKQFQSALLGWMGSDASYYDYIKDTWTSSILNGASWNQALQDGVFEAQSTTVDMEVGSAPAPVAEETEMESTSVPLASAVRSLANATSGGMELTLYSKVGMGDGQQASNPWLQEFPDPITRVSWDNYVTISKSDAETLGVENVNVANGGMDGNYVNLTVNGVTIQNVPVVVQPGQAKGSLGLSFGYGKTVGMKEEMQTGVNAFKLYEGFNANQVVTVEKTSGNHEFACVQLHKTLMGRGDIIKETTLEIFNTKDHAEWNHVPQVSLNHQEVPATTVDLWESFDRSIGHHFNLSIDLNACTGCGACVIACHAENNVPVVGKKEVRVSRDMHWLRIDRYYSSEESFEADNTKKDELDGLWGDNGSLGGFGEMEHPADNPQVAFQPVMCQHCNHAPCETVCPVAATSHGRQGQNQMAYNRCVGTRYCANNCPYKVRRFNWFLYNNNEEFDFHMNNDLGKMVLNPDVNVRSRGVIEKCSMCIQKTQKTILDAKRDGRLVKDGEFQTACSAACDNGAMVFGDINDESSKVSELKESNRMYHLLEHVGTKPNVFYHVKVRNTNEA, encoded by the coding sequence ATGGCATCAAACAAAAAATATTGGAAAAGCGAAGCGGAGTTAAATCCAGACGATTCCATTGTTGAGGCGCTAAGACAGAATGAATTTGTAGAGCAGATTCCTGTAGACGACTTTTTGGGGGATAAGGAAAACTTGTCCTCTACAAGTACCAATAGAAGGGATTTTCTAAAATACATAGGATTCAGTACAGCAGCGGCTTCTTTGGCTGCCTGTGAAGGCCCTGTGATAAAGTCCATTCCTTACGTTGTTCAGCCCGAAAACATTGTTCCTGGTGTCGCAAACTATTATGCAACTACTATTGCAAACGGCTTTGATTTTGCCAGTGTCTTGATAAAGACTCGTGAGGGTCGCCCAATAAAGGTTGAGAACAATACCCTGGCGAAAGTTGGGGGTGGTGCCAATGCAAGAGTGCAGGCATCCGTTCTTTCATTGTACGATAGCACTAGGCTCCAAGGACCCATGTCCGCTGAGGGGCCTATTGAATGGGATGCTTTAAATGCAGCTGTAAAGGCCAAGATGGCCGGTCTTAAGGGAGGGTCAAAAAAGATTGTGTTGCTTACCCAGACGTATGCAAGTCCATCTACTGATAGATTAATTTCTGAATTGATGGCTACCAATGAGAATGTGGCTCATGTAACATATGATGCTATTTCCGAGGATGCTGCATTGACTGCTTTTGAGCAGGCCTATGGTGAGCGGGCTCTTGCCGATTATAATTTTGAAAATGCTGACCTGATAGTATCTTTTGGTGCGGATTTTCTTGCTGATTGGCAAGGTGGCGGATATAGTTCAGGTTATTCCAAAGGACGTGTTCCAAAGAACGGAAAGATGTCCAGGCATGTACAGTTGGAGGCAAATATGTCTTTGACCGGTGCAAATGCTGATAAACGATTTCCTTTGACACCTACAGCGCAGAAAGTTGTTCTTGCCAAATTATATGGGAAGTTAAACGGTACGTCAGTAGGTGGTAACACTTCCGACTATGATGCCATTGTAGATCAGATTGCAGCTGAAATTAAAAAGGCCGGTTCCAATGCGGTTGTAGTCACAGGTTTGGACGATTTGAATGCCCAAGCCGTAGTTTTGGCAATCAATAAAATGTTGGGCAGTAAGGCATTTGATCCCACTTCGCCAAGATATACTAGGAAGGGGAATGTTAAGATGTTGGAGGTGTTGATTTCCGATATGAAGGCCGGTAGGGTTGGTGCCTTGATCATGGACGGGGTGAACCCAATGTATTCATTGCCAAATGCCGCAGACTTCAAGGAAGGTTTGGAGAAAACAGACCTTTCTGTTTTGTTTACTACCAATTGGAATGAAACTGCCGAGGTGGTACAGTATGCTGCGGCCTCCAATCATTATTTGGAATCTTGGGGGGATACCCAGATAAAAAAAGGGCATTACAGCTTAATGCAGCCCACTATAAAAGAGCTTTTCGATACGAAGCAATTCCAATCGGCCCTTTTGGGTTGGATGGGAAGCGATGCTTCTTACTATGATTATATAAAGGATACATGGACCTCCAGTATTCTAAATGGGGCAAGTTGGAACCAAGCTTTACAGGACGGTGTTTTTGAAGCACAGTCTACGACCGTGGATATGGAAGTAGGGTCGGCTCCGGCACCTGTTGCTGAGGAAACTGAAATGGAATCTACAAGTGTTCCATTGGCCTCAGCAGTTAGAAGTTTGGCAAATGCTACCAGTGGTGGTATGGAATTGACATTGTACTCCAAAGTGGGAATGGGAGATGGTCAACAGGCAAGTAATCCTTGGTTGCAAGAGTTTCCAGATCCAATCACAAGGGTTTCTTGGGACAACTATGTGACTATCTCAAAATCAGATGCGGAAACATTGGGTGTTGAGAATGTCAATGTTGCCAACGGAGGAATGGATGGTAACTATGTGAATTTAACTGTCAACGGTGTAACCATACAAAATGTACCTGTGGTTGTACAGCCTGGTCAGGCAAAAGGTTCTTTAGGCCTTTCTTTTGGATATGGTAAAACCGTAGGGATGAAGGAGGAGATGCAAACAGGTGTCAATGCCTTTAAATTATATGAAGGTTTTAATGCCAATCAAGTCGTAACGGTTGAAAAGACTTCGGGTAATCATGAATTTGCTTGTGTCCAGCTTCATAAAACCTTGATGGGTAGAGGTGACATTATAAAAGAAACCACTTTAGAGATATTTAATACCAAGGACCATGCGGAATGGAACCATGTTCCCCAAGTTTCCTTGAACCACCAAGAGGTTCCGGCAACTACTGTCGATTTATGGGAAAGTTTTGATCGTTCAATAGGCCATCATTTTAATCTTTCCATCGACCTAAATGCCTGCACTGGATGTGGTGCTTGTGTTATAGCATGTCACGCGGAGAATAATGTTCCCGTAGTTGGTAAAAAAGAAGTGAGGGTTTCCAGGGATATGCACTGGTTGCGTATAGACAGATATTACTCTTCTGAGGAATCTTTTGAAGCTGACAACACTAAAAAGGATGAATTGGATGGTCTATGGGGCGATAATGGCTCTCTAGGAGGTTTCGGGGAAATGGAACACCCAGCTGATAATCCACAGGTAGCTTTTCAACCTGTAATGTGTCAGCACTGTAACCACGCTCCTTGTGAAACTGTATGTCCTGTAGCGGCTACATCACATGGTAGGCAGGGTCAGAACCAAATGGCTTATAACAGATGTGTTGGAACAAGATATTGTGCTAACAACTGTCCTTACAAGGTGAGAAGGTTTAACTGGTTCCTGTACAATAATAACGAGGAATTTGATTTCCATATGAACAATGATTTGGGTAAAATGGTATTGAACCCAGATGTGAACGTCCGTTCTAGGGGCGTAATCGAAAAATGTTCCATGTGTATCCAAAAAACACAAAAAACTATTTTGGATGCAAAACGTGACGGTAGGCTAGTTAAGGATGGTGAATTCCAAACGGCTTGTTCCGCTGCCTGTGATAATGGTGCCATGGTTTTTGGTGATATAAATGATGAAAGCAGCAAGGTATCCGAATTAAAGGAAAGTAACCGTATGTACCATCTATTGGAGCATGTGGGTACCAAACCAAATGTGTTTTATCACGTTAAAGTTAGAAATACCAACGAAGCATAA